In the Caenorhabditis elegans chromosome X genome, one interval contains:
- the ZK470.14 gene encoding G_PROTEIN_RECEP_F1_2 domain-containing protein (Confirmed by transcript evidence): MNFTNITSFDGNETEVFDTSWSLSTPSQSTEEAFTTGPHNYYNHHDQIDYVAFIKFINTSSIFAYPGVLNTDIFNFIRLGLTILGIICNISVLVANLVNGRNKHGILKIRLLVLFLILVMTITCILMTVIFVFDCLTNIYVDLQTLLSEPEYHDEMSFLWRNLADFLLQPMFDLQSIMMMYIALDRYASLYVGYWPFAENRKRLAYFLIAPLVFAFILMSSGIHYLILPFESFIYARLALLLLPSAISFLLLSVCLVIKKERLNYDPGFSISLSKALVRVLYVVVIIDFLSRLFLFFRLAEDNIDFVVLTGSENGDFVLHTFLNVGLQVSICVYYLSPVYIPIALSLFVKHFRDSICCCQRLNKVHII, translated from the exons ATGAACTTTACTAATATCACGTCTTTCGATGGGAACGAAACGGAGGTTTTTGACACTTCGTGGAGTTTATCCACCCCGAGCCAATCAACTGAAGAAGCATTCACTACGGGTCCGCATAACTATTACAATCATCATGACCAGATTGATTACGTAgcttttattaaatttattaacaC aagtagCATATTCGCTTACCCTGGGGTTCTCAACActgacatttttaattttattcgacTTGGTTTAACTATTTTGGGGATTATATGCAACATTTCGGTTCTGGTCGCAAATCTAGTCAATGGACGAAACAAACATGGCATTCTCAA aatccgTCTTCTGGTGCTTTTTCTCATCCTTGTAATGACAATCACTTGTATTTTGATGACAGTGATATTTGTATTTGACTGCCTAACGAAT ATATACGTCGATCTGCAAACCCTCTTGAGCGAGCCTGAATATCACGATGAAATGTCGTTTTTGTGGAGAAACCTTGCCGATTTTCTGCTACAGCCAATGTTCGATCTACAGTCCATTATGATGATGTACATTGCGCTTGATAGATATGCCAGTCTATATGTG GGTTACTGGCCATTCGCCGAGAATCGAAAACGTCTAGCCTACTTTCTAATTGCTCCACTGGTTTTCGCCTTCATATTGATGAGTTCTGGGATTCATTATTTGATACTACCATTCGAAAGTTTTATTTATGCCAG ACTTGCACTTTTGCTACTTCCATCTGCAATctcatttcttcttctttcagtTTGTCTTGTGATCAAGAAAGAAAGACTGAATTATGACCCTGGGTTTAGCATTTCTCTCTCGAA agcCTTGGTTCGTGTACTCTACGTCGTTGTCATCATTGATTTCCTCAGTAGGCTCTTTCTGTTCTTCCGTCTCGCTGAGGACAACATCGACTTTGTTGTTCTAACCGGATCGGAGAACGGGGACTTTGTCCTTCACACGTTTCTCAATGTTGGCTTACaa GTTTCCATCTGCGTCTACTACTTATCGCCCGTGTATATTCCAATTGCCCTGTCTCTCTTCGTCAAACATTTCAGGGATTCG atatgctGCTGTCAACGGCTCAACAAGGTGCACatcatataa
- the ZK470.1 gene encoding Mpv17-like protein 2 (Confirmed by transcript evidence), with translation MLICVRNFLARHLLLTNVGTSCAQIGTADIIQQHINGDVDRDGWDWRRTCRMAAIGLVMAPSLHCFYRVLDTRKFIGSRNCKVLKKLAWDTAFIPYFSCIFMTVGSIYEGKSLSAAFAEYRRKMWHIWKVDFTLWPPAQLINFYFMPPALRVVYVNLVSLLYNCIMSYIKNNELHHHSTN, from the exons ATGTTG atTTGCGTCCGCAACTTCTTAGCTCGTCATCTGTTGCTTACAAACGTGGGAACAAGTTGCGCCCAAATCGGAACTGCCGACATAATTCAACAGCACATTAATGGAGACGTCGATCGTGACGGATGGGACTGGCGGCGAACAT GTAGAATGGCTGCAATTGGATTGGTTATGGCTCCCAGCTTACACTGTTTTTATCGAGTCCTAGATACTAGAAAGTTCATAGGATCAAGAAACTGTAAAGTTCTTAAGAAGCTGGCATGGGATACGGCATTTATACCATActtttcttgcattttcatGACAg ttggcTCTATCTACGAAGGCAAATCACTAAGTGCTGCATTTGCAGAGtatcgaagaaaaatgtggCATATCTGGAAG GTCGATTTCACGCTCTGGCCTCCGGCACAGCTAATCAACTTCTATTTCATGCCGCCTGCCTTACGAGTGGTTTACGTGAACTTGGTCTCATTACTTTATAACTGTATCATGTCTTACATTAAAAATAACGAGCTACACCATCACTCCACAAACTAG